DNA from Sorangium aterium:
GCCCCCAGACGAGCAGCGTGCCGACCGCGGGGATCAGCGAGGCCACCGCCGTCGCGGCGCCGAAGAACGCCGCCTCGGGCATCCCCGTGATGAGGTAGCCGATCGCCGCGAGAAACCCCTGCGCGATTCCGGTGAGCACGGTGCCGAGGAGCGTCGTCCGGCCGACGACCCGGAACTCGTCGAGCAACGCGCGGGTGTGGCGTGGGTGCAGCGGGAGCACGTCTTCCGCGCGGCGCGCGAGCGAGGTCCAGTGCCGAAGGACGAAGTAGGTGGTCATCGACAGGAAGAAGAAGCCGAGCAGAGCGCTGAAGCTGGCCGAGGCGACGAACGCCGCGATGCCGGCGGCGCGGGCGGCGAGCTCGGCCGCGGCGTCGCGCAGCCGGGCGGGAAGATCGTCGGCGCGGAGCCCGAGCGGTTCGAGGCGCCGGGTCCACTCCACGAGGAGCTCACGGGCCGGGGCCCCGGGGGAGAGCGCGGCGATGAGCGCCCCCGCCAGTCCCACGCCCCGGCCCACGAGCAGCGACGAGATCCCGGCCAGCACCGCGACGATCACGATCGACGACAGCGCGACCGCGACCGCCGCCGCCACCGCGGGTCGACGCCCGCGCGCCCGCATCCGCTCGTAGAACGGCTGCATCGTGAAGGCGTTGAGCGTGCCGAGGAGGATGCCGATCCCCACCGGGTGGGTGATCCACACCATGGCCGCGACCGCGGCGATCGCCAGCGCCGCGAGCGCCCGTCGCTCCCGCGCGGGCTCCGGAGGGGCCGCCGGCAGGACCGCGGTTGGAGGCGGCTCCGGCGCGCGCATTTCCGAGGACGGGAGCGGCCCCGAAGAGTCGGGCGGGGAGGGGTCGGCCATCACGTAGGTCTCCGCGGTTCGACGTGGTGATCGTCGTCGTGGTCCGTGCCTCGTCAAGACGCCCGAGGCCCTCCGCTGCACGCGGTGAAGCTCAGGTTCGAGCCTTGCGCACGACAGACGTCGGACGAGCTCGCCACCCTGCCCGTTACCACGAGCATCGAGGACGTTTCGTGCGGACGATGCGCGAGCACGGCTGCCGCGCGTCCCCTCGTCGACGACGATAACGGACACACACACCGAGCAACGAAGGCGCATCGCGGTGGTCCCGCGCATGCAACGGTCGCCGCGGCAGGGCCGGTCGGCGAAGTGAACGCCCGGCTCAGCGATCCGCCGAGCGCAGCGACGGGAGGTGTCGTCATGAATACCCGTTCAAAGCCCTACTCCTGGCGTCGACCCTCGCCCTCGGGTTTCCTGTCCTCGCGTTCGCGGTCGACGACGTGCGTATGTCGGATCGGTCCGCCCCGGCGCAGAAGACGATCGAGCAGTTCCTCGAGGGCGGCCAGGTGACGAGGGTGCACGAGACCACGAAGAACAACGCACCCGTCGTCCAGGACGAGGTGAAGAGGGCGGATGGATCGAAGACCACGGTGCAGGTGTCCCCGGATGGCGAGCTCATTGAGCGGAGACGCGATTGAGCGCGCAGGGCGACGCTGCGCCGGCCGCGGCAGGCGTGGACGCTGAGCAAGGCTTGACGGGTCTCACCCAGGTGGAAGCGGCACGTCGCCTGGAGGAGTTCGGCCCCAACGCAATCCCGGAGTCCGCACCTCTGCCGCTCTGGAGGCGGTTTGTCCGACAGTTCCGAGGCCCGCTCAACTTCATCTTGCTCTTCGCCCTCGTGTTCGATCTCGGCGCCTGGCTCTACGGGGGCAGGCGAGGGTGGCCCGTCGAGGCGCTGGCCATCGCGGCCGTGCTCGTGCTCAACGCGGTGCTCGGGGTGCTCCAGGAGTACCGTTCGGAGCACGCGCTCGCGCGGCTCAAGATCCTCGCCGCCCCCGTCGCCTGGACGCTTCGTGATGGGCGCCTCGTGCACATCCCAAGCCGCCAGCTCGTCCCAGGAGACGTCGTCCGCGTCGAAGCGGGCGAGCGGATCCCGGCCGACGGGACCTTGCTCGAGGGGCTCGGCGTCATGATCGACGAGTCGGTGCTGACGGGCGAGTCGATCCCGGTCGACAAATCGCTGGGCGCCGAGGTCTACAGCGGGACGCTCCTCGCTCGGGGCACGGGCTTCCTCCGCGTTACCGGGACCGGCGCCCGGAGCACCATGGGGCGGCTCGCCGCGGTGCTCGGCCAGATCCAGGCCGACAAGACGCCGCTCGAGCGTCGTCTCGACGTGCTCGGCGACAGGATCACCCGCTGGGTGGGAACACTCGCGGCGTTGCTCCTCGCCCTGGGGCTCATCGCCGAGGGTCTCGCGCACTTCGTGGAGGTCATGATCTTCGCGGTCGCGCTCGGGGTCGCCGCCGTGCCCGAGGGCATGCCGGCGGTGGTGACAGCGACGCTCGCCCTCGGGGTCCAGCACATGGCGCGGCGGCACGCTGTCGTACGGCGCCTGAGCGCGGTCGAGGCCCTCGGTTCGGTCACGGTGATCGCGACCGACAAGACTGGCACGCTGACCGACAACCGCATGTCGGTGGCCGCCCTCGAGTCCGACGATCCCGAGGCGGCTCTTGCCGTCTTGGTGTTCGCGAACGACGCCGACGCGCAGGCCGGCGCGGGCGATCCGCTGGAGCTCGGGCTGCTCGAGTACGCGCGCTCGCGAAGGATCGATGCGCTCGCGGTGCGGCAAGCGCACCCCAGGCTCGCAAGCCGTCCGTTCGACAGCGCCTGGAAGTTCATGCGGGTCACCGTCGCATCCCCGACCGGGCCGGTGAGCTACTTCAAGGGCGCGCCCGAGGTGCTGCTCGCGCGCGCGGAGCTGTCGCCCGAAGGTCGAGCGCGGTGGGCCCAGCGAGCGGAGGAGGGGGCCGCGCGGGGTTACCGCGTCCTCGCCCTGGCACGCGCCCCGGGCGAGCGGGAAGACGCCCTCGAATTCCTCGGCCTCGTGATGCTCTGGGACCCGCCGCGGCGGGAGGTACCCGAGGCGATACGCAAGGTGCAGGAGGCGGGCGTGCGGGTCCTGATGATCACCGGCGATCACCCGGCGACGGCCCGCGCCGTCGCCGAGGCCGTCGGGATGGCGAGCACGGAGATGCTCACCGGGGCCGACATCGAGCGCCTCCCGGTCGAGGATCTGCGGCGAGCCGTGCGCCGGGTGGGCGTGTTCGCCCGCATGAGCCCGGAGGACAAGCTCCGTCTCGTGGAGGCGCTGAAAGCGGATGGGAACATCGTCGCCGTGACGGGCGACGGCGTGAACGACGCACCCGCGCTGAAGCGGGCAGACGTGGGGATCGCGATGGGGCAGCGCGGCAGTGACGTCGCCCGCGAGGTGGCCGATCTCGTGCTGCTCGACGACAACTTCGCCTCGATCGTGGGCGCCATCGAGGAGGGACGCGGCATCCACGAGAACATCCAGAAGTTCATCCGGTACACCTTCTCGACCAATGTCGCGCTCGTGCTGCTCGTGGTCACCGGCGTGATCGGCTCGTACGTCCTCGGTCTCCGGGACGAATCGGGCATGCTCCTCTTGCCACTCACGGCGTTCCAGATCCTGTGGATCAACTTCGTCGGCGACGGCCCGCCCGCGCTGGCGCTGGCCCTCGACCGCAACCCCGATGTCATGAGCCGACCGCCGCGCCCGCCGAAGAGCCCGCTGCTCGATGGACCATCGGCTGCGTTTATCCTGGCCACGGGAGGGCTCAAGGGCTCGATCGGGATCCTGCTGATGACGCTCGTGCCGCGCTGGGGGTACGGGCCCGTCGCCATCCAGAGCGTCCTCTTCCTGTACGAGTCAATCGTCAAGCTCGTCTCCGCGTACCCCTCGCGTCGAATGGTGCGCCCGTCGCGGCACAATCTCACCCTGCATCTGTCGATCGGCCTCGGGATCCTGCTGCAACTGCTGACGATCCTCGTCCCCGCGCTGCGGCGCGTCCTCGGGCTCGAGCGGCTCGACGTCCGGGCGATGGTCGTGCTGGCGATCGCCATTGCCGCCACCTGGGCCGTGGCCGAGCTCGTCAGCTGGCTTATCTGGCGGCAGCTCGCCGCGCGCTACGTTCCGCGGGAGGCGAGCCGATCCTCATGACCAGCTCGGACCGTGCTCGCCGTACGTGCATGCGTCGGCATCTCGGCCATGCCGATGCCTCGCATCAGAACGAGCTCCTGCCGCGGTCGCACGTCAGGGTCTGATCGCGAGCAGCGTCGGCGTTTGACCAGGCGCCGCGGCGGCCATCGCGTCGATCAGCGCGCGCGGCTCGCCAGGCCCGACGGCGCCCGTCTTGCGGGCGGCGTCGATCCTGCTGAGCCCCCACAGGAGCGCGGCCACCGCCGGCGTTGGTAAGCGGCTCAGCATCACCATCGGCTCCGGCGTGATGGTGTTTCCAAGGCGACGGACCACGCGGAGCCCTTCCTCCGTGGCGCGCGCGAGGTTCATCGCCTCTGCCCACGACACGCCTGCCTTTCGCGCGTGCGCCGTGATGAAAGCCACCATCACCGGCGCGGCGAGCGCCGCGTGCGTGCGCAGCCAGCTCTCCATATCGGAGTGCACGACGGCGGGAATGCCGGCGTCCGTGAAGACCTTCGCCCACGCCGCGTCCGTCACCGTGGTGACCATGCCTCGGGTGACGACCTTCGACGTCAGCTTGCCGTCCTCGAGGGTCGCCAGGATCGCAGGGAAGCCGAAGGCGAAGCGCGCCGGGCCCACCGCATCTCGGAGGCGGCCCAGCGGCTCGAAGGTGTTGAACATGAACATCACGGACCTCGCCGCGCTCTCGGCCAGCGCAGGGAGCACCGCGTCCACCTGGTGCGCGAGCACCGTCACGAGGACCAGATCCCACGCTGCCGTCGCGTCGAGCGCAGCGCTCACGCGCACCGCCGCGCGCTCCCCCGTGGCGCTCACGATCGCCTCGTCCCGCCGCAGCTGCTCCAGCCGCTCTCCACGGGCGATCACCGTCACCTCGTGCCCCGCTCGCGCGAGCTGAAAGGCAAAGGTGCTTCCAATCCTACCGGCGCCGACAATGGCAATCTTCATGCGTTATACCCTTAGCTCCTGCGGGAAAGCCTCATCGATGACGGTCCGACTCAAAAGTACCGGCCAAGGCTCTCCTTGGTGAACTCCGTCAGCTCCGAGGTCCGGCCGGCCTTGATCTTCTCCACCCAGGCCGGGTCGCCGAGCAGGGGGCGCCCGACGGCGACGAGATCGAAATCACCGCGCTCGAAGCGGCGCACGAGCTCACCGAGCCCCTGGGGCGCGGAGGCCTCGCCTGCGAAGTTCCCGAAGAGATCGCCGGACAGGCCGACCGACCCCACGGTGATGGTGGGCTTGCCGGTGATCTTCTTCGCCCATCCCGCGGCGTTCAGATCGGAGCCGGCGAACTCGGGCTCCCAGTAGCGCCGCTGGGAGAGGTGGAGCACATCGGCGCCCGCCTCTACGAGCGGCAATAGCCACTGCTCCATTTCCTTCGGCGTCTTCGCGATCTTGTTATCGTACGCGCCGACCTTCCACTGCGAGAGGCGGAGGATCACCACCATCTCTGGCCCGACGGCCTCTCGAACGGCCTCGAGGACCTCCACGGCGAAGCGATTCCTCTCGCCGATGGTCTTTCCTCCATACTCGTCGGTGCGCTGGTTCGTCACCTCGTAGAAGAACTGATCGATGAGGTACCCGTGGGCGCCATGGAGCTCGATGGCATCGAAGCCGAGGCGCTTCGCGTCGGCCGCGGCCTTGCCGAAGGCCCGCACGGTGGCGTGCACGTCGTCGCGGGACATGTTGGCCGGGCCTTCCAGGGCCGCGGGCTCCTCGTGGCCGTTCGGATCCTGCTTCGCGAGCCCGACGTGCCATAGCTGGGGCGCCATCTTCCCTCCCGCCCTGTGCACGCTGTCGATGACCTTTTTCCAGCCGTCCAGCGCCCGCTCGCCGTAGAAGTGGGGGACGTCGCGGAGGTGAAGCTTGCCCGGCCGCTCGACGACCGTTCCTTCCGACAGGATCAGCCCGACGCCTCCGGCGGCGCGCCGGGTGTAGTACTCGACGTTCGGTTCGCCCGGCGCGTTGCCCGGCGATCTCTGGCGCGTCATCGGCGCCATGACGAATCGATTCTTGAGCGTCAGCCCCTTCAGCTCGAATGGCTTGAAGAGCGCGCTGACGTCGTCGTTCTTGTTCGGTTGCGGATCCGCCATCGCTCGGTCCCTTCTTCCGTTCTCTGCGCGTCCTTTTCGTCACCGCGCCGCGGCCGGCAGCGCCCTGGTGCTGCGGCAGCGCCCGCGCCTGCGATCTCTACGACCTCGCAGCGACATCGTCGGCGCGCCTCACGTTAGAACCAACTGGATGGTTTAAACTTAGGGAGCGGCCTCGGCCTTGTCAACCGGGCGGAGCATCGCTGTGCTCTTGCCCTGCGCGTCGGCGTGTGCACCATAGGTACGATCCACCAATGCCTTACGATTCGGCGGCGACCAAGAAGAGGCTCCTCGACGCTGCGCTCGATGAGTTCGCCGAGCGAGGGCTGGCCGGCGCGCGGGTGGACCGCATCGCCGAGCGGGCCTCGGCGAACAAGCAGGCCATCTACGCCTATTTCGGGTCCAAGGAGGGCCTGTTCCGCAGCGTGCTCGAGGCGCGGTGCCAGAGCGCGTTCGACGCCGTGCCCTTCGACCCGTCGGACCTCCCGGCCTTCGTCGTCGGCGTCTTCGATCACCTCGTCGAGAACCCGAAGAGCGTGCGGATGATGATGTGGAGGCAGCTCGAGCTGCCCGACGAGGTGCCGCACGACGTCGCGACCGCCAAGGTCCAGGAGCTCGCCGCGGCCCACGACCTCGGGACGGCGCAGAAGCCATGCGCCGAGGACCTGTTCGTCATCCTCCTCGGGCTGTCGATGTCCTGGTTCAGCTGCGCTCCCAACCAGCCGGCAGCGAAGGGATCGGCGGCGGAGCAGCGGCTCCATGCCTTCAGGCGCTCGCTGGTCACGGCGGTCGACGCGGTCGTGAAGGCGATGGTGCAGCAGAAGCGATAGCCGGTCCGTGCCGAGCTTCGGCGTTAGCTGCCGCCGAGGGCGCCGACGCCGCGCCACCAGGGCACGCGGGCGCTCGGAAGTCCATGACGGCAGCCCGCGAGCACCGCGGCGCTCAGGGGAACCACAAGGCGACCCGCACCACCTCGCGCGCCGCGCCGGCCAGGCCCTCGTCGCCCGCGAGCGCCGCGATGAGCGGCGCGAGCCGATCGAGGCTCACGCCGTCGCCCGCGAGCGCGGCGTGGCGGAAGTCGCCAGCGAGCGCGTCGAGCAGGAGGCCGAACGCCGCGGCGGCGCCCTCGGGCGGGAAATGGCGGGCCAGCGGGACCAGGTCGAGCAGGCGGCTCGGCTCGTCGGCGCCGAAGCGCAGGGCCAGTGGGAGGGCCTGGCGCGTGAACTCGGGGGCGTGCGCGGGATCGTGGCGCGCCAGGATGCCGAGGGCGGTCAGGCGGCCACCGTCGCTGAGCAGCGCGACCTCGGCGAGGAGCGCGTCGCTGTGGCCCGTCGCCGCGAACCAGGGGCAGACGTCGAAGAGCATCCAGCCGCGCTCGCGCGGCTCGGCCTGCTGGATGGCCTCGTCGATCCGCGCCAGCAGCCGCGCCGGCTCCGCGGCGAACGGGAGGCTGCGGGCCAGCGCCCGCACGCGCGCCGCTTCCGGCAGCGCCTCGAGCAGGTCCTCGGCGGGATCACCCAGCGCCCGGAGGCGCGGGATCAGGCTCTCGAGGAGCTCGGCGGCTTGCTCGCCGAAT
Protein-coding regions in this window:
- a CDS encoding ketopantoate reductase family protein, which translates into the protein MKIAIVGAGRIGSTFAFQLARAGHEVTVIARGERLEQLRRDEAIVSATGERAAVRVSAALDATAAWDLVLVTVLAHQVDAVLPALAESAARSVMFMFNTFEPLGRLRDAVGPARFAFGFPAILATLEDGKLTSKVVTRGMVTTVTDAAWAKVFTDAGIPAVVHSDMESWLRTHAALAAPVMVAFITAHARKAGVSWAEAMNLARATEEGLRVVRRLGNTITPEPMVMLSRLPTPAVAALLWGLSRIDAARKTGAVGPGEPRALIDAMAAAAPGQTPTLLAIRP
- a CDS encoding NADH:flavin oxidoreductase; this encodes MADPQPNKNDDVSALFKPFELKGLTLKNRFVMAPMTRQRSPGNAPGEPNVEYYTRRAAGGVGLILSEGTVVERPGKLHLRDVPHFYGERALDGWKKVIDSVHRAGGKMAPQLWHVGLAKQDPNGHEEPAALEGPANMSRDDVHATVRAFGKAAADAKRLGFDAIELHGAHGYLIDQFFYEVTNQRTDEYGGKTIGERNRFAVEVLEAVREAVGPEMVVILRLSQWKVGAYDNKIAKTPKEMEQWLLPLVEAGADVLHLSQRRYWEPEFAGSDLNAAGWAKKITGKPTITVGSVGLSGDLFGNFAGEASAPQGLGELVRRFERGDFDLVAVGRPLLGDPAWVEKIKAGRTSELTEFTKESLGRYF
- a CDS encoding AI-2E family transporter, whose amino-acid sequence is MADPSPPDSSGPLPSSEMRAPEPPPTAVLPAAPPEPARERRALAALAIAAVAAMVWITHPVGIGILLGTLNAFTMQPFYERMRARGRRPAVAAAVAVALSSIVIVAVLAGISSLLVGRGVGLAGALIAALSPGAPARELLVEWTRRLEPLGLRADDLPARLRDAAAELAARAAGIAAFVASASFSALLGFFFLSMTTYFVLRHWTSLARRAEDVLPLHPRHTRALLDEFRVVGRTTLLGTVLTGIAQGFLAAIGYLITGMPEAAFFGAATAVASLIPAVGTLLVWGPAGVYLILTHHIAMGIVELAWGALVVGGVSDYVIRPRLVGRGSSMPALFTFGALFGGVETFGLIGLLLGPLVMALAISTLRIYVAETKGRRTDGEARR
- a CDS encoding cation-translocating P-type ATPase, translated to MTGLTQVEAARRLEEFGPNAIPESAPLPLWRRFVRQFRGPLNFILLFALVFDLGAWLYGGRRGWPVEALAIAAVLVLNAVLGVLQEYRSEHALARLKILAAPVAWTLRDGRLVHIPSRQLVPGDVVRVEAGERIPADGTLLEGLGVMIDESVLTGESIPVDKSLGAEVYSGTLLARGTGFLRVTGTGARSTMGRLAAVLGQIQADKTPLERRLDVLGDRITRWVGTLAALLLALGLIAEGLAHFVEVMIFAVALGVAAVPEGMPAVVTATLALGVQHMARRHAVVRRLSAVEALGSVTVIATDKTGTLTDNRMSVAALESDDPEAALAVLVFANDADAQAGAGDPLELGLLEYARSRRIDALAVRQAHPRLASRPFDSAWKFMRVTVASPTGPVSYFKGAPEVLLARAELSPEGRARWAQRAEEGAARGYRVLALARAPGEREDALEFLGLVMLWDPPRREVPEAIRKVQEAGVRVLMITGDHPATARAVAEAVGMASTEMLTGADIERLPVEDLRRAVRRVGVFARMSPEDKLRLVEALKADGNIVAVTGDGVNDAPALKRADVGIAMGQRGSDVAREVADLVLLDDNFASIVGAIEEGRGIHENIQKFIRYTFSTNVALVLLVVTGVIGSYVLGLRDESGMLLLPLTAFQILWINFVGDGPPALALALDRNPDVMSRPPRPPKSPLLDGPSAAFILATGGLKGSIGILLMTLVPRWGYGPVAIQSVLFLYESIVKLVSAYPSRRMVRPSRHNLTLHLSIGLGILLQLLTILVPALRRVLGLERLDVRAMVVLAIAIAATWAVAELVSWLIWRQLAARYVPREASRSS
- a CDS encoding TetR/AcrR family transcriptional regulator, which translates into the protein MPYDSAATKKRLLDAALDEFAERGLAGARVDRIAERASANKQAIYAYFGSKEGLFRSVLEARCQSAFDAVPFDPSDLPAFVVGVFDHLVENPKSVRMMMWRQLELPDEVPHDVATAKVQELAAAHDLGTAQKPCAEDLFVILLGLSMSWFSCAPNQPAAKGSAAEQRLHAFRRSLVTAVDAVVKAMVQQKR